One part of the Vicia villosa cultivar HV-30 ecotype Madison, WI linkage group LG6, Vvil1.0, whole genome shotgun sequence genome encodes these proteins:
- the LOC131613604 gene encoding uncharacterized protein LOC131613604, with translation MEDGIVDDQSGEKKLLSYAPTTIHQAIVTATPAVINTIPLHNEQIFHGAPSKGMGRLEEFEDQFLEMQKEIKSLRGKDLFGKEENDLCLVPNVRVPTKFRLPEFEKYKGNFCPHSHLIMYVRKMSMHTEDQCLLIHYFQDSLFGAALEWYMGLDSTHIRTFHNLDGAFIRQYKYKIDLALDRDQLCAMFQREKESFKEYAQRWRELAAQILPPMEEKEMIKVFLKTLSTFYYEKMVASAPNDFTEMNVQKPQPQQPRQHAPQQNQQRKYPPFDPILMTYTELLPLLLQKNLVQLRDPPPPLANPPFWYKADARCAFHKNAPVHTVENCYPLMSEVQKLV, from the exons ATGGAAGACGGTATTGTTGATGATCAAAGTGGCGAGAAGAAGTTGTTGTCCTACGCTCCG ACAACAATTCACCAAGCTATTGTGACTGCTACTCCTGCTGTTATAAACACTATTCCTCTTCACAATGAACAGATCTTCCATGGTGCCCCTTCTAAAGGTATGGGTAGattggaagaatttgaagacCAATTTCTGGAAATGCAAAAAGAAATCAAGTCCCTTAGAGGAAAGGATCTATTTGGAAAAGAAGAAAATGATTTATGCTTGGTTCCGAATGTCAGAGTTCCGACCAAGTTTAGACTCccagaatttgagaagtacaaagggaatttcTGTCCTCACAGTCACCTGATCATGTATGTAAGGAAAATGTCCATGCACACGGAAGATCAATGCTTGTTAATTCActactttcaagatagcttatttGGAGCTGCTTTGGAATGGTACATGGGTTTGGATAGTACTCACATTCGTACTTTCCATAACCTGGATGGAGCTTTCATCAGACAGTACAAATACAAAATTGATTTGGCACTGGACAGAGATCAACTCTGTGCTATGTTCCAAAGAGAAAAAGAGTCTTTCAAGGAGTACGCGCAAAGATGGCGTGAACTAGCTGCTCAAATCCTTCCTCccatggaagaaaaagaaatgatcaaGGTGTTCCTTAAGACACTAAGCAcattttattatgagaagatggTAGCAAGTGCTCCCAATGACTTtactgaaatg AATGTGCAGAAGCCTCAGcctcaacagcctcgacaacatgctcctcaacaaaatcaacaaaggaAATATCCACCTTTTGATCCTATTCTGATGACTTATACGGAATTGCTGCCTTTGCTACTTCAGAAGAATCTAGTTcaactgagggatcctcctcctcctcttgctAATCCACCATTTTGGTACAAGGCGGATGCTCGTTGTGCTTTTCACAAGAATGCTCCTGTTCATACTGTGGAAAATTGTTACCCTCTCATGAGTGAAGTACAAAAATTGGTCTGA